The DNA segment CTCGCCGCGCTCATCCAGCGGCCGTCCGCGCTCGATCCGGCCATCGATCCCGAGGGTGCGGCCGAGCGGTGGAACTGGGTGCTCGACGGAATGGTCGAGATCGGCGCCCTGTCCGAGGCGGACCGCGCCGCGCAGGTCTTCCCGCCGACGGTCCCGCCGGATGTGGCGCAGACCCAGAACCAGACGACGGGTCCCAACGGTCTGATCGAGCGGCAGGTGCAGCGTGAGCTGCTCGAGTTGTTCAACATCAGCGAGCAGCAGCTCAACACCGAGGGGCTGCAGATCACCACGACGATCGACCCGAAGGCGCAGCGCGCCGCCGAGGACGCCGTCGCAGAGTATCTCGACGGCCAGGACCCCGATATGCGCACCGCGGTGGTGTCGATCGATCCGAAGACCGGCGGCGTCAAGGCGTACTACGGCGGTTCGGACGCCAACGGATTCGACTTCGCGCAGGCCGGTCTGCCGACCGGTTCGTCGTTCAAGGTGTTCGCGCTGGTGGCCGCGCTGCAGCAGGGCATCGGCCTGGGCTACCAGATCGACAGCTCACCGCTGGAGGTCGACGGCATCAAGATCGGCAACGTCGAGGGCAACAGCTGCGGCACCTGCAACATCGCCGAGGCACTGAAGCGTTCGCTGAACACGAGCTACTACCGCCTGATGCTCGAGCTGAACAACGGCCCGCAGGACGTGGCCGACGCGGCTCACCAGGCCGGGATCGCCGAAAGCTTCCCCGGTGTCGATCACACGCTGAGCGAGGACGGTAAGGGCGGACCGCCGAACAACGGCATCGTGCTCGGCCAGTACCAGTCCCGCGTGATCGACATGGCGTCGGCGTACGCGACGCTCGCAGCGTCCGGCGTCTACCACAAACCGCACTTCGTGCAGAAGGTCGTCAACTCGCAGGGCGACGTGCTGTTCGACGCCTCGCAGGAGGACAACAGCGGCGAGCAGCGCATCGACAAGGCCGTCGCCGACAACGTCACCTCCGCGATGCAGCCGATCGCGGCGTACTCGAACGGTCACGCGCTGGCGGGCGGGCGGCCGTCGGCGGCCAAGACGGGCACCAACCAGCTCGGCGACACCGGCGCGAACCGTGACGCGTGGATGGTCGGGTTCACCCCGTCGCTGTCGACCGCGGTCTGGGTCGGCACGGTCGACGGCACGAAACCGCTCGAGAACAAGTGGGGTTCCCCGGTGTACGGGTCCGGTCTGCCGTCGGACATCTGGAAGGCCACGATGGACGGCGCGCTCGAGGACACCGACAACGAGTCGTTCCCGAAGCCCGAGGAGATCGGCGGATACGCGGGTGTGCCGCAGGCGCCGCCGCGTCCGACGGCCACCTCGACGCTGGTGCCGACCCCGTCGGAGACGGTCATCCAGCCGACGCTCGAAGTCGCGCCGGGCATCACCATCCCGCTCGGCCCGCCGACGACCGTGCCGGTCGGGCCGCCGCCGCCGGTCGGCGCACCGGTGCCCACGCCGGGCGTGCCGGCACCCGGGGTTCCTGTGCAGCCGCAGCCGGTCGTCCCCGGCGCCCCCGTACCGCCTGGTCCGCTGCCGCCTCCGTGACGGCGGACGAGCAGCCGGACCGGTCCGGATGGGTTGCGCCGGTGCCACCCGCGCCGGACCGGCGTAGCGTCGACGACCGCGATCTGCCCAGCCGTACCGACCGGATCGGGGCGGCGCTGGCGGAGACCGTCGGCGGTCCCGTCGGCCGGCACGCTCTGATCGGCAGGCAGCGGTTCATGACGCCGCTGCGGGTGATGCTCGTCATCGCCGTCGTGTTCCTGGCGCTGGGTTATTCGACCAAGGCCGCGTGCCTGCAGAGCACCGGCACCGGGTCAGCCGATCAGCGGGTGGCCAACTGGGAGAACAACCGCGCCTATTACGAGCTCTGCTATTCCGACACCGTGCCGCTCTACACCGCCGAGCTGCTGAACCAGGGCAAGTTCCCGTACAAGTCGAGTTGGCTCGAGACCGACAGCAGCGGGGAGCCGCGGATCACGTACGACGGTCAGATCGCCGTCCGGTACATGGAGTATCCGGTGCTGACCGGGCTGTACCAGTACGTCTCGATGGCGCTGGCCAAGACGTATTCGGCGGTCACCCGGGCGGTGTCGATCCCGGTGATCGCCGAGGTGGTGATGTTCTTCAACATCGCCGCCGTCGGTCTGGCGCTGGCGTGGCTGGCAACGGTGTGGGCGACGGCGATGCTGGCCGGCCGCCGGGTGTGGGATGGCGCGCTGGTCGCCGCGTCACCGCTGGTGGTCTTTCAGATCTTCACCAATTTCGACGCGCTGGCAACGGCTTTCGCGGTCGGTGCCCTGCTCGCCTGGGCGCGGCGAAGACCGGTGCTCGCCGGTGCGCTGATCGGGTTGGGTGTGGCGGCGAAGCTGTATCCGCTGCTGCTGTTGGTTCCGCTGGTGGTGCTGGCGGTGCGGACGGGGCGGCTGCGCGAGGTCGGGAAGACGGCGGCGACGGCTGCGGCCACCTGGCTGGTGGTCAACCTGCCGATCATGGCGTTGTTCCCGCGCGGATGGTCGGAGTTCTTCCGGCTCAGCACCCGTCGCGGGGACGACATGGACTCGTTGTACAACGTCGTGAAGTCGTTCACCGGGTGGCGCGGGTTCGACCCCGATCTCGGCTTCTGGCAGCCCCCGACCGTCCTCAACACGGTCACCGCGGCGCTGTTCGCCGCCTGCTGCATCGCCATCGCGTACATCGCGTTGACGGCCCGGCAGCGGCCGCGGGTCGCGCAGTTGGCGTTCCTGGTGGTGGCGGCGTTCCTGCTGACCAACAAGGTGTGGAGTCCGCAGTTCTCGCTGTGGCTGGTGCCGCTGGCCGTGCTGGCGTTGCCGCACCGCCGGATCCTGTTGGCGTGGATGACGATCGACGCGCTGGTGTGGATTCCGCGGATGCTCTACCTGTACGGCGAGTCCAACCGCGGGCTGCCCGAGCAGTGGTTCACCGCGACGGTGCTGCTGCGCGACATCGCGGTGATCACGTTGTGCGCGTTGGTCATCCGCCAGATCTACCGGCCCGCCCAGGACCTGGTCCGGTGGGGCGGGCGGGTCGACGACCCGGCGGGCGGGGTGTTCGACCGCGCTCCTGACGACCCACCGCGCTGGCTGCCGGACTGGTTGCGGCCCTCGGACCGGCGGGTCCGGGTGAGCGCCGCACCGGCCGCACCCGAGGCGGAGCCGGCGCCGGTGCGGTGACGATTTCGCAGCTCAGCAGTCTTTCCTGTAGCCTGGGCCGGTTGCCGACGCAGGCGACCCTCCTGCCACGGAATCCTCCGTGGCCGCACTACGACCATAGGAGGTGATGAGGTTCTAATGCGTCCATACGAAATCATGGTCATCCTCGACCCCACCCTTGACGAGCGCACCGTAGCGCCCTCGCTGGAGACGTTCCTGAACGTCATCCGCAAGGACGGCGGAAGTGTCGACAAGGTCGACATCTGGGGCCGCCGGCGGCTGGCGTACGAGATCGCCAAGCACGCCGAAGGCATCTACGCGGTGATCGACGTGAAGGCCGCCCCGGCCACGGTGACCGAGCTCGACCGTCAGCTCAGCCTGAACGAGTCGGTACTGCGCACCAAGGTCATGAGGACCGACAAGCACTGATCACCGAACGGCTGTGGGTGTCATGCGCCTTGCGTAGGCTCGCGCCCAATATGCCGTCCATTTCAGGAGGACCCAGTGGCTGGTGACACCACCATCACCGTCGTCGGAAACCTGACCGCCGACCCGGAATTGCGGTTCACACCGTCCGGTGCGGCTGTCGCCAACTTCACCGTGGCGTCGACACCGCGGATCTACGACCGCCAGAGCGGGGAGTGGAAGGACGGCGAAGCGCTGTTCTTGCGCTGCAACATCTGGCGCGAGGCCGCCGAGAACGTGGCCGAGAGCCTGACCCGAGGGTCTCGAGTGATCGTGACCGGTCGACTCAAGCAGCGCTCGTTCGAAACCCGCGAGGGTGAGAAGCGCACCGTCATGGAGGTCGAGGTCGACGAGATCGGCCCGTCGCTGAAATACGCGACCGCCAAGGTCAACAAGGCCAGCCGCGGTGGCGGCGGTGGCGGCGGCTTCGGCGGTGGCGGCGGCGGCTTCTCCGGTGGCGGATCCCGCGCTGGCGGTGGTGGGCAGTCGGCTCCGGCTGAGGACCCGTGGGGCAGCGCCCCGGCATCGGGTTCCTTCAACGGCGCCGACGACGAGCCCCCCTTCTGAGTGGCTTCCTGAAGCACTCCACAAGCGATTCTGAGAAAGAGATAGCGATATGGCCAAGTCCAACAAGCGGCGGCCGGCACCGGAAAAGCCGGTCAAGACCCGCAAGTGCGTGTTCTGCTCCAAGAAGGGCCAGAACATCGATTACAAGGACACCGCACTGCTGCGCACCTACATCAGCGAGCGCGGCAAGATCCGTGCCCGTCGGGTGACCGGTAACTGCGTGCAGCACCAGCGCGACATCGCGGTTGCGGTGAAGAACGCCCGCGAGGTGGCGCTGCTGCCGTTCGGTTCGTCCACGCGGTAGTCCGCCACCGGAAACGAAAGATCAACGAGATGAAACTGATTCTTACCGCCGAGGTGGATCACCTGGGTGAGCCCGGTGACACCGTGGAAGTCAAGGACGGCTACGGCCGCAACTACCTGCTGCCGCGCGGGCTGGCGATCGTGGCCAGCCGCGGTGCCCAGCGCCAGGCGGATGACATCCGTCGTGCCCGTGAGATCAAGACCGTTCGCGGCCTGGAGCACGCCAACGAGATCAAGCAGGCGATCGAGGCGCTCGAGGGTGTCGAGCTCGCGGTGAACGCCTCGGCCGATACCGGCAAGCTGTTCGGTTCGGTCACGGCCGCCGATGTGACCGCCGCGATCAAGAAGGCCGGCGGGCCGAATCTCGACAAGCGGACCGTTCTGCTGCCGAAGGCACACATCAAGAGCCTTGGCGAGCACCAGGTCACGGTGCGGCTGCACCCGGGTGTGGAAGCCTCGGTGTCGCTGACTGTCGTCGCCGAAGGCTGACGCCAGCGTCAATACGCCCGGGTGGGAACCGATCGTGGTTCCTACCCGGGCGTTGCTGTGTCGTCTGGCGAACATCGGCAATAGTTGTTTCCTTAGCGAACGTTATGCGCTGTTAACCTCCACGCCCCTCCGGCGCTACTCAACACGCCCGGGTAGTCAACCCAACACGACACGCCGGGGAAGTTTCTATCCACAACGATCTACCAGGCCTGTGGTGCGCTTATCTGCGGTGATATCCGAATAACGAACGGTTGTCCACAGGTTCTCCCCAAGACGTCAACACACCTGTCCTGATCTATGCACAGTCGCTCCACAGGTTGGTCAACAGGGTTGTCCGCGGACCGCCTCAGCAACGTCTAACGTTGGCGCTCGCGCGGAGTTGTCGGTGCGGTTTCCTACAGTCGCGGCGAGTGGAAAACGAACTGGCGTTCGATCGATTAGGGGGTCTCGTGGCTGTCGTGGACGACCGTGGTCATCCGGACATGGACGAAGGGCCGCCCCGGGAGGATTTCGGCCGCCAGCCACCGCACGACGCCGCCGCGGAGCAGGCCGTGCTCGGCGGCATGCTGCTCAGCAAGGACGCGATCGCCGACGTGCTGGAGCGGTTGCGTCCCGGCGACTTCTACCGCCCGGTGCACCAGAACATCTACGACGCGATCCTCGATCTGTACGGGCGCGGTGAGCCTGCTGACGCGGTCACGGTGGCCGCCGAATTGGATCGGCGCGGACTGCTGCGGCGGATCGGCGGGGCGCCGTATCTGCACACGCTGATCTCGACGGTGCCGACGGCGGCGAATGCGGGTTTCTACGCGGGCATCGTGTCCGAGAAGGCGCTGCTGCGGCGGCTGGTGGAGGCCGGCACCCGCGTCGTGCAGTACGGCTATGCGGGTGCGGAGGGCGCCGACGTCGCGGAGGTCGTGGACCGCGCCCAGGCCGAGATCTACGACGTGGTCGACCGGCGGTCCTCCGAGGACTTCGCGGTGCTGGAGAGCCTGCTGCAGCCGACGATGGACGAGATCGACGCCATCGCCTCGCAGGGCGGCATCTCGCGTGGTGTGCCGACGGGGTTCACCGAACTCGACGAGCTGACGAACGGTCTGCACTCCGGGCAGATGATCGTCATCGCGGCGCGTCCGGGTATGGGGAAATCGACTCTGGGACTGGATTTCATGCGGTCGTGCTCGATCAACCACCAGCTGCCCAGCGTGATCTTCTCGCTGGAAATGAGCAAGTCCGAGATCGTCATGCGCATGCTGTCGGCGGAGGCGAAGATCAAGCTCGCCGATATGCGATCGGGCCGGATGAGCGATGACGACTGGACGCGGTTGGCGCGCCGCATGAGTGAGATCAGTGAGGCACCGCTCTACATCGACGACTCGCCGAATCTGACGATGATGGAGATCCGCGCAAAGGCACGGCGATTGCACCAGAAGGCCGGGCTGCGGCTGATCGTCATCGACTACCTGCAGCTGATGACGTCGGGCAAGAAGGTGGAGTCGCGCCAGCAGGAAGTCTCGGAGTTCTCCCGAAACATGAAGCTGCTGGCCAAGGAACTCGAAGTCCCGGTGATCGCGATGAGCCAGCTGAACCGCGGTCCGGAGCAACGGACCGACAAGAAGCCGATGCTGTCGGACCTCCGTGAATCGGGCGCCATCGAGCAGGACGCCGACATGGTGATTCTGCTGCACCGGCCGGACGCCTTCGAGCGCGACGACCCCCGCGGTGGCGAAGCGGACCTCATCGTGGCCAAGCACCGCAACGGGCCGACGAAGACGATCACCGTTGCGCACCAACTGCATTTGTCGCGGTTCGCCAACATGGCGCATACGTAGAGGCGGTCGGCGGCGTCTCCGGTTCAATGTCAGTTCCTCACTCGATGTTCAGGCGACGTCCGAAAGGTAAGGAAATGACTCTTCTCGGCTCATCGGATTGAGGGCGGCGGTGCCCAAATCGTGAGCGTAGGTAACCGCGCG comes from the Mycolicibacterium litorale genome and includes:
- a CDS encoding glycosyltransferase family 87 protein is translated as MTADEQPDRSGWVAPVPPAPDRRSVDDRDLPSRTDRIGAALAETVGGPVGRHALIGRQRFMTPLRVMLVIAVVFLALGYSTKAACLQSTGTGSADQRVANWENNRAYYELCYSDTVPLYTAELLNQGKFPYKSSWLETDSSGEPRITYDGQIAVRYMEYPVLTGLYQYVSMALAKTYSAVTRAVSIPVIAEVVMFFNIAAVGLALAWLATVWATAMLAGRRVWDGALVAASPLVVFQIFTNFDALATAFAVGALLAWARRRPVLAGALIGLGVAAKLYPLLLLVPLVVLAVRTGRLREVGKTAATAAATWLVVNLPIMALFPRGWSEFFRLSTRRGDDMDSLYNVVKSFTGWRGFDPDLGFWQPPTVLNTVTAALFAACCIAIAYIALTARQRPRVAQLAFLVVAAFLLTNKVWSPQFSLWLVPLAVLALPHRRILLAWMTIDALVWIPRMLYLYGESNRGLPEQWFTATVLLRDIAVITLCALVIRQIYRPAQDLVRWGGRVDDPAGGVFDRAPDDPPRWLPDWLRPSDRRVRVSAAPAAPEAEPAPVR
- the dnaB gene encoding replicative DNA helicase, yielding MAVVDDRGHPDMDEGPPREDFGRQPPHDAAAEQAVLGGMLLSKDAIADVLERLRPGDFYRPVHQNIYDAILDLYGRGEPADAVTVAAELDRRGLLRRIGGAPYLHTLISTVPTAANAGFYAGIVSEKALLRRLVEAGTRVVQYGYAGAEGADVAEVVDRAQAEIYDVVDRRSSEDFAVLESLLQPTMDEIDAIASQGGISRGVPTGFTELDELTNGLHSGQMIVIAARPGMGKSTLGLDFMRSCSINHQLPSVIFSLEMSKSEIVMRMLSAEAKIKLADMRSGRMSDDDWTRLARRMSEISEAPLYIDDSPNLTMMEIRAKARRLHQKAGLRLIVIDYLQLMTSGKKVESRQQEVSEFSRNMKLLAKELEVPVIAMSQLNRGPEQRTDKKPMLSDLRESGAIEQDADMVILLHRPDAFERDDPRGGEADLIVAKHRNGPTKTITVAHQLHLSRFANMAHT
- a CDS encoding single-stranded DNA-binding protein encodes the protein MAGDTTITVVGNLTADPELRFTPSGAAVANFTVASTPRIYDRQSGEWKDGEALFLRCNIWREAAENVAESLTRGSRVIVTGRLKQRSFETREGEKRTVMEVEVDEIGPSLKYATAKVNKASRGGGGGGGFGGGGGGFSGGGSRAGGGGQSAPAEDPWGSAPASGSFNGADDEPPF
- the rpsF gene encoding 30S ribosomal protein S6: MRPYEIMVILDPTLDERTVAPSLETFLNVIRKDGGSVDKVDIWGRRRLAYEIAKHAEGIYAVIDVKAAPATVTELDRQLSLNESVLRTKVMRTDKH
- the rplI gene encoding 50S ribosomal protein L9, encoding MKLILTAEVDHLGEPGDTVEVKDGYGRNYLLPRGLAIVASRGAQRQADDIRRAREIKTVRGLEHANEIKQAIEALEGVELAVNASADTGKLFGSVTAADVTAAIKKAGGPNLDKRTVLLPKAHIKSLGEHQVTVRLHPGVEASVSLTVVAEG
- a CDS encoding transglycosylase domain-containing protein; the encoded protein is MRRPPEPPRGNRPPRAPDDGRTAILPQYRDEPPAHLRDPIDVVKAALDGTPPQKPPPPPRRPGGGGGRGGEGPPGPPPPGARPHWREQINWKWVRRGLIAAAAVLIVLPLVTFGMAYMIVDVPNPGDIRTNQVSTILASDGSEIAKIVPPEGNRVDVNIDQIPVHVRDAVMAAEDRDFYSNPGFSFTGFARAIKNNVLGGDVQGGSTITQQYVKNALVGSERSGLGGVTRKAKELVISTKMSSEWSKDQVMQSYLNIIYFGRGAYGVAAASKAYFNKPVEQLTVSEGALLAALIQRPSALDPAIDPEGAAERWNWVLDGMVEIGALSEADRAAQVFPPTVPPDVAQTQNQTTGPNGLIERQVQRELLELFNISEQQLNTEGLQITTTIDPKAQRAAEDAVAEYLDGQDPDMRTAVVSIDPKTGGVKAYYGGSDANGFDFAQAGLPTGSSFKVFALVAALQQGIGLGYQIDSSPLEVDGIKIGNVEGNSCGTCNIAEALKRSLNTSYYRLMLELNNGPQDVADAAHQAGIAESFPGVDHTLSEDGKGGPPNNGIVLGQYQSRVIDMASAYATLAASGVYHKPHFVQKVVNSQGDVLFDASQEDNSGEQRIDKAVADNVTSAMQPIAAYSNGHALAGGRPSAAKTGTNQLGDTGANRDAWMVGFTPSLSTAVWVGTVDGTKPLENKWGSPVYGSGLPSDIWKATMDGALEDTDNESFPKPEEIGGYAGVPQAPPRPTATSTLVPTPSETVIQPTLEVAPGITIPLGPPTTVPVGPPPPVGAPVPTPGVPAPGVPVQPQPVVPGAPVPPGPLPPP
- the rpsR gene encoding 30S ribosomal protein S18 — translated: MAKSNKRRPAPEKPVKTRKCVFCSKKGQNIDYKDTALLRTYISERGKIRARRVTGNCVQHQRDIAVAVKNAREVALLPFGSSTR